CCCGGATCAGACCTTTACCGGTATCGACACCGACGGTGACGGACTGGACGACGGGTATGAAGGCAGCGATGTGAACGACGGTTTCGACGTCAACGACGAGATTGATGACCCTGCCAACGACCTTCCTGACACGGACGGTACAGAGGACGTGAACTATCGTGATTTGGATGACGATGGAGACGGCATCGACACTCCCGATGAGGATTCTGACGGTAATGGGGACCCGACTAATGACGATACGGACAACGATGGAACTCCTGATTATTTAGATCCCGATTCTCCAGGAACGGATACGGATGGGGACGGCGTTCCCGATAGCGTAGATTTGGACGATGATAATGATGGAATTTTGGATACAGTGGAGGACCCGAATCTGGACATTGACGATGACCCGTTGACAAATCCTTTGGATTCGGACGGCGATGGATATCCAAACCATTTGGATATAGACAGTGATAATGACGGAATCCCGGACAATGTGGAGGCACAGACCACGGACGGCTATATAGCACCGAACGATGACGATGAGGCAACTTATCTAAGTAATGAAGGTGTGAACAGTGCCTACCCCGGTGGACTTATCCCTGTCAATACGGACGGTACCGATGAATTGGATTACCTTGACAACGACTCGGATAATGATTTGGTACCGGACAACAACGAGGGGAACGACTTCAATTTTGACGGTATCCCGGACCAGACCTTTACGGGTATCGATACCGATGGTGACGGACTGGACGACGGCTATGAAGGCAGTGACGTGAACGATGGTTTCGACGTAAATGATGAAATAGATGACCCAGCGAATGATTTACCGGATACAGACGGAACCGAGGACGTGAACTATCGCGATTTGGACGATGATGGGGACGGCATCAACACGCCCGATGAGGATCCTGATGGTGATGATGACCCCACTAATGACGACACGGATGGTGATGGAACACCTGATTACTTAGATCCAACGATAGACCTAATTAACGTTGTGGACGATGAGGCCGCAATCCCTGAGGATACTACAACGGAGATTGATGTATTAGAGAATGACTTGAATATTCCATCAGACGGAGAACTTACTGTAACCCAGCCAACCAACGGAATAGTGGAGATTAACGATGGCGGAACACCGGACGACATCACGGACGATATTTTAGTTTACACCCCCGATTCTGGTTTTAACGGAACGGATAGCTTTGAATACACGGTCTGCGATACCGAGGGAAACTGTGATACGGCTACCGTAACGATAACTGTAGGTACACCTCCAGTGTTGGATGTTGTCGATGACGAAGTAACTACGCCTGAGGACACGACCATAGAAATAGACGTTTTGGCCAACGATACTGGAATTCCAACGGATGGTGAATTGACCGTAACCGATCTTGCCAACGGAATAGTGGAGATAAACGATGGCGGAACACAGGACGATATCACAGACGATATAGTAGTTTATACTCCCAATGCCGGTTTTAACGGAACGGACACCTTTGAGTATACGGTTTGTGATACGGAAGGTAACTGTGATACCGCTACAGTAACTATAAATGTGGGTACGCCACAGATGTTGGATGTCGTCGATGACGAAGTTACTACCCCTCACAACACGTCCATAGATATAGACGTTTTGGCCAATGATACTGGAATTCCGGTAGATGGTGAATTTACTGTAACTGATCCTGCAAATGGAATAGTGGAAATAAACAATGGCGGAACCCCGGACGATATCACGGATGATATCGTCGTTTATACTCCCAATGAAAACTTTAATGGAACGGACAGCTTAGAGTATACGGTGTGTGACTCCGAAGGAAACTGTGATACGGCTACAGTGAGTATCTTAGTAGAGGAGTCCATTGCCCAGAAAGTAGAAGTAAACCAATTAATAACCCCTAATGCAGACGGGCGAAATGACTTTCTCTTTATTCGAGGTACGGAGAATATAAGACAAAGTACCTTGAAAATTTTTAACAGATGGGGAGTAGCGGTATATGAAGGAGAAAATTATAACAATCAAAACAACGTGTTCGATGGTCGCTCCCGGGGTCGTTCAACGCTAAGCGTAGAGGATTATTTGCCTTCTGGGGTATACTTTTACATATTCAACTATACTACATTGGACGGGGAAAATTTTGTGGATAGTGAGTATATTTACATCAGCCGATAAAAGCTTAACTATATGAAAATCAATTATCAGGGCCTTATTTTTTTAGCATTTGCTTCTATTTTTATGAATGAAGCAAATGCCCAACAGGATGCCCAATATACGCAGTACATGTATAATACCATGACTGTTAATCCTGGTTATGTAGGATCAAGGGGGCAATTGAGTATGGCTGGCCTATACCGTTCTCAATGGGTTGGTCTGGAAGGTGCCCCAAGTACTTTTACACTTAATTTACATTCACCGATAAGAAATAGCAAATTGGGTTATGGGGTGTCAATTGTAAACGATGAGATAGGTAATGGAACGGTACAGGAAACCTATTTGGATGCCATGGTCTCCTATACTATAGAGGTTTCAAGGGAGGCCAAACTATCGTTTGGATTGAAGGCTGGTGGCAATATTTTGAGCCTTGATTTTAATAAACTAAGAAATTTTGATGCGGAACCGGTAAGTACGGATAATATCGAAAATAGGTTTTCGCCAAATTTTGGATTGGGAATGTATTATCATACCAATAATTTTTATGTAGGTCTATCCGCTCCCAATCTATTACAGACAGAACATTTTGATAATTCCCAAACGGATGCCAATGCACTTGAGTTCTTATCAAAGGAAAGAATAAACTTTTACCTGATAACTGGATATGTTTTTGACTTGAACGGGAATCTAAAATTTAAACCAGCACTTTTGACCAAGGTTGTGGGAGGGGCTCCTTTACAGGTGGATCTCTCGGCCAATTTTATGTTCAATGATAAATTTACCTTCGGTGCGGCATACAGATGGGATGCTGCAGTAAGTGCGTTGGTCGGTTTTCAAATATCCGAACAATTTATGTTAGGATTGGCTTATGATAG
This window of the Maribacter cobaltidurans genome carries:
- a CDS encoding Ig-like domain-containing protein, with amino-acid sequence MHVKNLCNKLFVSKSKHWTILFAFLFGFLTVNAHFGIGFKLDNQNSDGGTLEGNYNDCNEYQFLELFTTDFYISELNQNNIYEEFVQDISSKWNLPQGSVIVSVSFGNQNVYGNFFSVDQNNSLVFSFSGTVPVYVIAEHSRYLQAHKRDGIEALDNVDYMLSTDDLPNTVQSVTNVNEYYVENISSNSFFLPEAARWYSDKNVSSIRFFTTSANLENWVHLYLKPDVCATIDTDGDGVPDSVDLDDDNDGILDTVEDPNLDSDDDPLTNPLDTDGDGYPNHLDIDSDNDGIPDNVEAQTTSGYVAPNDDDEATYLSNDGVNSAYPGGLTPVNTDGVDEVDYLDDDTDNDLVPDNNEGNDFNFDGIPDQTFTGIDTDGDGLDDGYEGSDVNDGFDVNDEIDDPANDLPDTDGTEDVNYRDLDDDGDGIDTPDEDSDGNGDPTNDDTDNDGTPDYLDPDSPGTDTDGDGVPDSVDLDDDNDGILDTVEDPNLDIDDDPLTNPLDSDGDGYPNHLDIDSDNDGIPDNVEAQTTDGYIAPNDDDEATYLSNEGVNSAYPGGLIPVNTDGTDELDYLDNDSDNDLVPDNNEGNDFNFDGIPDQTFTGIDTDGDGLDDGYEGSDVNDGFDVNDEIDDPANDLPDTDGTEDVNYRDLDDDGDGINTPDEDPDGDDDPTNDDTDGDGTPDYLDPTIDLINVVDDEAAIPEDTTTEIDVLENDLNIPSDGELTVTQPTNGIVEINDGGTPDDITDDILVYTPDSGFNGTDSFEYTVCDTEGNCDTATVTITVGTPPVLDVVDDEVTTPEDTTIEIDVLANDTGIPTDGELTVTDLANGIVEINDGGTQDDITDDIVVYTPNAGFNGTDTFEYTVCDTEGNCDTATVTINVGTPQMLDVVDDEVTTPHNTSIDIDVLANDTGIPVDGEFTVTDPANGIVEINNGGTPDDITDDIVVYTPNENFNGTDSLEYTVCDSEGNCDTATVSILVEESIAQKVEVNQLITPNADGRNDFLFIRGTENIRQSTLKIFNRWGVAVYEGENYNNQNNVFDGRSRGRSTLSVEDYLPSGVYFYIFNYTTLDGENFVDSEYIYISR
- a CDS encoding PorP/SprF family type IX secretion system membrane protein, translated to MNEANAQQDAQYTQYMYNTMTVNPGYVGSRGQLSMAGLYRSQWVGLEGAPSTFTLNLHSPIRNSKLGYGVSIVNDEIGNGTVQETYLDAMVSYTIEVSREAKLSFGLKAGGNILSLDFNKLRNFDAEPVSTDNIENRFSPNFGLGMYYHTNNFYVGLSAPNLLQTEHFDNSQTDANALEFLSKERINFYLITGYVFDLNGNLKFKPALLTKVVGGAPLQVDLSANFMFNDKFTFGAAYRWDAAVSALVGFQISEQFMLGLAYDRETTELGGTQFNDGSFEVFLRFELVRSFQRLVSPRFF